Proteins encoded in a region of the Podospora pseudopauciseta strain CBS 411.78 chromosome 6, whole genome shotgun sequence genome:
- a CDS encoding hypothetical protein (EggNog:ENOG503P6UQ) yields MPDPSGTSLDGGDHHTEQNDPQQDDESAEMARLMGFSSFTTTARTRRPRPSSISDEHPPSKRSRSDEGSAHPQVPDGTHPASSPRGGPTRASCSPIIVTTDTHVDISPSPTGQGSDPFIKGFRGSAITTERVNHDEDCHSAAAAEEGSNSPNQGQRKESGSNPTTRGNFNARGRGNFGERGGRGGARGGRGGGGHNPNWYIDYYDSRSNENPWEPLEKKNGLEPVGTWLERKPCQPKGVPQQQQELQSQEHSDQQQTTQPETTQIGPEPKAPEAVAEAKAEVFLAAAT; encoded by the coding sequence ATGCCCGACCCCAGCGGAACTTCTCTCGACGGTGGCGACCATCACACCGAGCAAAATGACCCCCAACAAGATGACGAAAGTGCCGAAATGGCTAGATTGatgggcttctcctccttcaccaccaccgctcgCACTCGCCGGCCCcgtccctcctccatctctgATGAACACCCACCAAGCAAGAGATCCCGGTCAGATGAAGGATCAGCACACCCCCAAGTGCCCGACGGCACCCACCCCGCATCATCCCCTAGGGGCGGTCCAACCCGAGCTTCCTGCTCGCCCATCATCGTCACGACCGATACTCATGTTGACAtctcaccatccccaacagGCCAAGGGTCCGATCCTTTCATCAAGGGATTTCGAGGTTCAGCGATAACAACCGAGAGGGTCAATCACGATGAAGATTGCCAcagcgcagcagcagcggaggAGGGCAGTAATAGTCCAAACCAGGGACAACGCAAAGAGTCAGGTTCCAACCCTACCACCCGGGGTAATTTTAATGCAAGAGGCAGAGGCAACTTTGGTGAgagaggaggccgaggaggggcCAGAGGCGGCAGAGGTGGCGGTGGCCACAATCCAAACTGGTACATTGACTACTACGACTCCCGCTCCAACGAGAACCCCTGGGAGCCActcgagaagaagaatgggTTGGAACCTGTGGGTACCTGGCTGGAAAGGAAGCCTTGCCAGCCAAAGGGAGtcccacagcagcaacaagaacTACAAAGCCAAGAGCACTCAGACCAGCAGCAAACTACCCAACCGGAGACAACACAGATTGGTCCCGAACCAAAAGCGCCAGAGGCAGTGGCGGAAGCCAAAGCTGAGGTGTTCCTCGCTGCTGCCACCTGA
- a CDS encoding hypothetical protein (EggNog:ENOG503P408): protein MSPITLHQPSKYSPSPTTTTTPSPTIDFLSRTWSVTHSTLPMWRKARNVRITYSPLPQPTPGSPLKISDLVEYEPLDGSSLKNVRGVDTASVPNSLTSWDWRGSSFLFFVTSHWEILGYGEVPETGERWVVTWFQKTLFTAEGVDVYSDRKEGPSEGLKKEILEALEKMEGGVGGLCRRDMHEVKVELPWREQ from the coding sequence ATGTCACCCATaaccctccaccaaccctccaaatactccccctcacccaccaccaccaccaccccctccccaaccatcGACTTCCTCTCCCGCACCTGGTCCGTAACCcactccaccctccccatgtGGCGCAAAGCCCGCAACGTCAGAATCACctactcccccctcccccaacccacccccggcTCCCCTCTCAAAATCTCCGACCTGGTCGAGTACGAGCCCCTTGACGGGTCCTCCCTCAAAAACGTCCGCGGCGTCGACACCGCCTCCGttcccaactccctcacaaGCTGGGACTGGCGAGGCTCCAGCTTTCTATTCTTTGTCACCTCCCACTGGGAAATCCTGGGGTACGGAGAGGTCCCAGAAACGGGGGAGCGATGGGTTGTAACTTGGTTCCAAAAAACCCTGTTCACGGCTGAAGGGGTGGATGTGTACAGTGATCGGAAAGAGGGGCCGAGTGAAGGGTTGAAAAAGGAGATTTTGGAAGCGTTGGAAAAGATGGAGGGTGGGGTCGGAGGGTTGTGTAGGAGGGATATGCACGAGGTAAAGGTTGAGTTGCCTTGGAGGGAGCAATAG
- a CDS encoding hypothetical protein (COG:S; EggNog:ENOG503P2BX): protein MPLHLLGKKSWNVYNTANIERVRRDEAAARLKEEADEQRMQEQDAERRLATLRGEVPPPLPGPDSSTEIRSSVREPREPRKKRKRQGEDDTDFELRLARERQEQQYQQFQSLAPPTTLNTPDDLVDSKGHLTLFTPQQTHAKHPDVEKEKKQQLAEQAQLRLGPGTVAGSGDAWYATPDDQILSVVPSKNVFGKDDPNRKAREAARLVSSDPLAMMKSGAAKVRELEKERRKVNEEKERELRELEKSERRERRHRHRDRSSDRRRHRDRNSSRERRHRERSRSRDRHRSERDSRRRRSRSPSPKRARHEKGGHHSERSHRDRNRERKHTRSRDDTER, encoded by the coding sequence AtgcctctccacctcctaGGCAAGAAATCATGGAATGTCTACAACACAGCCAACATCGAGCGCGTCAGGCGCGACGAGGCAGCCGCTCGCCTGAAGGAGGAAGCCGACGAGCAGCGCATGCAGGAGCAGGATGCTGAGCGCAGGCTGGCCACATTGAGAGGAGAGGTCCCGCCACCGCTTCCTGGACCCGACTCTTCCACAGAAATCAGATCATCAGTCAGGGAGCCACGAGAACCCCGAAAGAAACGCAAACGTCAAGGAGAGGATGACACCGACTTTGAGTTACGCCTCGCAAGAGAACGCCAGGAGCAGCAGTATCAACAGTTCCAATCACTAGCGCCACCCACCACATTGAATACCCCAGATGACTTGGTCGACAGTAAAGGCCATCTCACCCTTTTTACGCCTCAACAAACTCATGCAAAACACCCGGATgtggagaaggaaaagaagcagcagctggctGAGCAGGCTCAGCTCCGTCTTGGTCCTGGAACTGTGGCTGGGTCAGGTGACGCATGGTATGCCACGCCGGATGACCAAATTTTGTCGGTTGTTCCAAGCAAAAATGTCTTTGGTAAGGACGACCCGAACAGAAAGGCCAGGGAAGCGGCAAGGTTGGTGTCGAGTGACCCGCTTGCCATGATGAAGAGCGGTGCTGCCAAGGTGAGGGAGCTGGAAAAAGAACGAAGGAAGGTAAACGAGGAAAAAGAGAGGGAACTGAGAGAGTTGGAAAAGTCagagagaagggagaggaggcatCGACATAGGGATAGGAGCAGCGACCGACGAAGACACAGAGACAGAAACTCAAGCCGGGAAAGAAGGCACAGAGAaaggagcagaagcaggGATCGGCATCGCTCTGAAAGAGACTCACGTAGGCGCAGAAGCAGGTCTCCATCTCCCAAGCGCGCCAGACACGAGAAAGGCGGTCACCATTCAGAGAGATCCCACCGCGACAGAAACAGGGAGAGGAAACACACTAGAAGTAGAGATGACACGGAGCGCTGA
- the SEC18 gene encoding transport between ER and Golgi ATPase protein (BUSCO:EOG09260NC6; COG:O; EggNog:ENOG503NV43), whose translation MDPRSALFGSGPRGGGSGSGLPGRNVQQQRPPQAGYPPQQQGGYGSPQQAGYGQAPPPRQQPGGYGQAPPPRQQAGGYGQTGSGRIPLRLAKVEDKTLQSQYIFGNLCAVSPRDFPPNRENTDVYIRLTGPQMKGGGDFVVTARPVPGFPDGCISLSDPQRTWCGVGLMDSLEGEVYDPFARSAQTYLGSIDVEIGFASLRKVVDAPYDQDELAEQFIAQFQNQLFAPGQKLLMDVKNVPLAITVKTVTLTDLSMQSQNGEEPPTLSDPRARGILHKHTSIGFYKDASSPLKLKASNKRPAANAIISPDFKFEDMGIGGLDAEFSTIFRRAFASRIFPPGLIEKLGIMHVKGMLLYGPPGTGKTLIARQIGKMLNAREPKIINGPEVLNKYVGQSEENIRKMFADAEKEYKEKGDESGLHIIIFDELDAVCKQRGSGAGGGTGVGDSVVNQLLSKLDGVDQLNNILLIGMTNRKDMIDDALLRPGRLEVQIEISLPDEFGRSQILKIHTSKMKENNVMGSDVDILELAARTKNFSGAELSGLVKSATSFAFARNIKAGTTASVSEDVVNMKVGMQDFLHALDEVKPAFGTDDSELEDVLPFGIIEYSRGISHILKDGMLYVKTVKEQPNLRVMSVLLHGPRSSGKTALAAKIAQLSDFPFIKLITPASLVGYRDELAKKDYLHKLFTDAYKSPLSLLVIDNIERLIDWVPVGARFSGSILNTLVTLLQTPPPKGHRLLILATTSQRSVLEQLDVTTAFDNQIPVPAISDLGELEAVLGQVGAFDGRHGRIVQEIERATGSREVNVGIKTVLTSLETAKLSESPEEWFVEQISGQIARYPGV comes from the exons ATGGATCCGCGCAGCGCCCTCTTCGGCTCAGGACcccgcggcggcggcagcggtaGCGGTCTCCCCGGCCGCAAcgtccaacaacaacgaccccCTCAGGCGGGATACCCTCCACAGCAGCAGGGAGGATATGGCTCTCCGCAGCAAGCCGGATATGGCCAGgcgccaccacctcgccaGCAGCCAGGAGGATACGGCCAAGcgccccctcctcgacagcaGGCCGGAGGGTACGGCCAGACCGGCTCTGGCCGTATTCCGCTCAGGTTGGCGAAGGTCGAGGACAAGACCCTCCAGTCGCAATACATCTTTGGCAATCT CTGCGCCGTCTCCCCCCGAGACTTCCCACCCAACCGCGAAAACACCGATGTCTACATCCGCCTCACCGGCCCCCAGATGAAAGGCGGAGGCGACTTTGTCGTCACAGCGCGCCCCGTCCCCGGCTTCCCCGATGGCTGCATCAGCTTGTCCGACCCTCAAAGAACATGGTGCGGCGTTGGTCTGATGGACTCGCTCGAGGGCGAAGTCTACGACCCCTTTGCGAGGAGCGCGCAGACCTATCTCGGCTCTATAGACGTCGAAATTGGGTTTGCGTCGCTGAGAAAGGTCGTCGACGCACCATACGATCAAGACGAGCTCGCCGAGCAGTTTATCGCCCAGTTTCAAAACCAGCTCTTCGCGCCAGGCCAGAAGCTGCTGATGGACGTCAAGAATGTGCCCCTGGCTATCACGGTCAAGACGGTCACCTTGACGGACTTGAGCATGCAATCGCAAAATGGCGAGGAGCCGCCCACGTTGTCAGACCCGCGCGCCAGGGGTATCCTGCACAAGCATACCAGCATTGGGTTCTACAAGGATGCGAGCTCGCCTCTGAAGCTCAAGGCGTCCAACAAGAGGCCTGCTGCTAATGCTATTATCAGCCCTGACTTCAAGTTTGAGGATATGGGTATCGGCGGTTTGGATGCCGAGTTCTCGACCATTTTCAGAAGAGCTTTTGCTTCGCGCATTTTCCCACCGGGCTTGATCGAGAAGCTGGGGATTATGCACGTCAAGGGTATGCTTCTTTACGGTCCTCCGGGTACAGGCAAGACGCTTATTGCCAGGCAAATTGGCAAGATGCTTAATGCCAGGGAACCAAAGATCATCAACGGTCCCGAAGTGCTGAATAAGTACGTTGGCCAGAGTGAGGAAAACATTCGCAAGATGTTTGCCGATGCCGAAAAGGAATACAAGGAAAAGGGAGACGAGTCTGGGCTTCATATCATCATCTTTGACGAGTTGGACGCTGTCTGCAAGCAGAGAGGGTCTGGTGCCGGTGGCGGCActggtgttggtgacagTGTTGTCAACCAGCTGCTTTCCAAGCTCGACGGTGTGGACCAGCTTAACAATATCCTGTTGATCGGAATGACCAACAGGAAGGACATGATTGATGACGCGTTGCTGCGGCCTGGTCGTTTGGAGGTGCAGATTGAGATTTCCCTGCCGGATGAGTTTGGCCGGTCGCAGATTCTCAAGATCCACACGAgcaagatgaaggagaaTAATGTCATGGGGAGTGATGTTGATATTCTGGAGCTGGCGGCAAGGACGAAGAACTTTTCGGGTGCTGAGCTGAGCGGTTTGGTCAAGTCTGCGACGTCGTTTGCTTTTGCGAGGAACATCAAGGCCGGCACTACGGCTAGTGTCAGTGAGGATGTGGTGAACATGAAGGTTGGCATGCAGGATTTCTTGCACGCGCTGGACGAGGTCAAGCCCGCGTTTGGTACTGATGATTCGGAGCTGGAGGACGTGTTGCCGTTTGGGATCATTGAGTACTCGAGGGGGATTAGCCATATTCTCAAGGACGGCATGCTCTATGTCAAGACTGTGAAAGAGCAGCCGAACCTGAGGGTGATGAGTGTTTTGCTTCATGGGCCGAGGTCGAGCGGCAAGACAGCGCTCGCGGCGAAGATTGCACAGCTGTCGGATTTCCCTTTTATCAAGCTTATCACCCCGGCGTCGCTGGTAGGTTATAGGGATGAGCTGGCGAAGAAGGATTATTTGCATAAGTTGTTTACGGATGCTTACAAGTCCCCGTTGAGTTTACTCGTTATTG ACAATATTGAGCGTCTCATCGACTGGGTCCCCGTCGGCGCGCGCTTCTCTGGCTCCATCCTCAACACGCTCGTCACGCTTCTtcaaaccccaccacccaaggGGCACAGGCTGCTCATCCTCGCCACCACGTCGCAGAGATCGGTGCTGGAGCAGCTCGACGTCACGACGGCGTTTGACAACCAGATTCCCGTGCCGGCGATCTCGGACCTGGGCGAGCTGGAGGCGGTGCTGGGGCAGGTGGGGGCGTTCGATGGGAGGCACGGGCGGATCGTGCAGGAGATTGAGCGGGCGACGGGGAGCAGGGAGGTGAATGTGGGGATCAAGACGGTGTTGACAAGCTTGGAGACGGCGAAGCTGAGCGAGAGCCCGGAGGAGTGGTTTGTGGAGCAGATTTCGGGACAGATTGCTAGGTATCCTGGGGTTTGA